The genomic interval GTAGAGTTGAACAGTCTAATGATGGTAAACAAAGCTATAATTAACGTAAGGTGATAATAACAGGATGTTATGAACTTTGAAACCATTACTATGGGCCTGCTGCTGTATCTTCCACACTACATTGATGAACTATGCACTAGCCTGCATTGTGTAGATAAACTACACACTACATTGATGAACTATGCACTAGCCTGCATTGTGTAGATAAACTACACACTACATTGATGAACTATGCACTAGCCTGCATTGTGTAGATAAACTACACACTACATTGATGAACTATGCACTAGCCTGCATTGTGTACATAAACTACACACTACATTGATAAActttcaaagtggaattattttgTATATTGTAGCCTAAATTATTATTTGAACACATTTTGTATTTTGTCAATTTAAAAGTCTTTGATTACTATTTTCcacaataattcacaaaatgtagCTTACCTGTTTTCTTGACGTCACTGCACCCTTGTTCGATTTGCACGACACCTTCACGTTGCTGGTGGATCGCCCCTGGTGTATAGAACCTTCACTTCTGTCGTTGAGATTGGTTGGCAAGGGGCTCATAAATAAAATCTTTGCGATAAGaccgtacagtacagtagccacAATGAGAGGGATGACGTAAAACAAAGTAAAGTCTAGAAAGTAAATTGGCATGTAGAGGTTTCTTGAGACACGGTAGCCACAGCTGACCACCACCCCATCGGCGTAAACGGTTTCGTTCGTGTCCACTAAAAAGAACCACATTATGCAGTACAGCGAGGTGAAAATCCACACACAGGCAATGATCCTCTTCGCCCGAGACACGGTGCAAATAAATTGCGCCTTGATGGAGTGGCAGATAGCAATGTAACGCTCAATGGTGaaggctgtaatggagcaggaTGATACATTAATACCCAGATATTGCAGGTATGTGATGCAAAGGCACCCAGCGTAACCGTATATCCAAGAGTCGACTACTTCAGAAATATTAGGTAAACCTGCCGCTAGAAGGACGACAAGGTCCGCAATAGCCAGACTGACAAGATAACAGTTAGTAGGGGTCATCATGTGCTTGGTGCGCAGCACAACCAACACCACCATTATATTCCCCGCTATCCCAACACCGCATATTAGAAGTGCGAGAACAATTGTTATAACTTGCACTTCAATGGAGTTCTGTGGCATATTGATCAGAACTTCACTCTGTGTGAAATTTAAGACATCTTGAGAGGTGTCAGTAGTATTCTCCATGGTGTTTTACTGTTGGCACCTTTCTTCTGCTTTAATTTGCCTTGAGGTGGAACAGTTGACAAAAATCCTGAAAAAATATAGATACAAATTATTCTAAAATTGCCCAGAATATATACATGTTATTTTTTTCCCTTCAAAATGAGATACAAATATAAGTCAATGACTATGTCATTTATCATCTGAGATGACAAAGATATTTGAAATGAAATAGCTATTATCAAACAATTGCAATGATTGCAAAAAAAGGAGCTTACCATGGTTTGGAAAGGTCTGAGCTTCATAACTCAAGTCCATCTGATATCCACAGAGATAGTAAAATGACTAGTTGCCCTCTCAGTGGTGCTGTACCCCTctctgagagagaaagataatatatatatatatatatatatatatatatatatatatatatatatatatatatatctttctctctctctctctctctctatcactgtaaggttgtattcagcgcatgtgactaataaaatgtgatttgatttgatttgacaacataGTGCAAATTGCAGCAAAAATAGACTACAACTCAGCCTTGTCTAGTACCAGCAATGGCCATAGATTTAATGACTCACTATGTTGACACAATGGGTCCAAAAATGCTGGAATTGCATGTCACTTGTTTTTACCATGTAAGGCAAAGTAAAAAGTGATTTTTATGTTAGCTACTTTGGTGGACACAAATCACAGAACCCTACTGCGTTGGGCTGGCTAATTAGATTTGGTCCTATGGGAAGACTGCTTTAATTAACCACTGCTTTAATTCTGTTGGATGCATTGGATTCTGAGGATCGTGTTAATGAAGCCCCTCAGCTCTCAGCCAACCTAATCTGGCGTTCTCTCAAACCATTTGGATAAGCCACTTGGACCGTATCAGAATAGGCTACGCCAGCCCTACTATGACAGAGCTGTCCATGCTATAGCTAATTCTGATTTGCTTTCCTTCAGTCAAatatctcttctctctatacaccaagtcactcggctccgtcatatcctcTCAATGGTCTCTCCCATCAtggctatgcggatgacactcaactacttttctacttcccccttctgacacccacgTGGTGACACGCAGATATCTCCGTTTGGATGTCGGCCCAACACCTTAAGCTCAACCCCGACAAGACAGCTGCTCTTCCTCCAGGAGAGCCTGCTGTAGGCCCTTTCTACCTCTGattttgctgatagctacttcattgaggaaaaatgtacttacaatggctgtgatatgtggttgtcccacctagctatcttaaggtgaatgcactaactgtaagtctgcTAAatttctaaaatgtaaatatcatTGCGTCCCTGTATTGATAAATTATATAATGTACAAATACAGTGCTCAGGCAGATCACTTTTTACCTTTTAGTCCAGcggaaaataaacaaatataccTGAGATCGTTTCACTTTATGATAGAAGTACCAAACATGGTACAGTAATACTAGATACCTTAAGGACATTTCTAAAGATTGGAGGCAGTCTGGGAAGCAAAAAAAGGCAACCATGTGATAGTGGTAAATGTGATAGTGATAAAGCCACCAAATTTCACACAGCTGGGGCGTGTCTAAAGAGGTATGTTTGGCTATAGTGCCATCACAGATTTTGTccatttttaacatttattttactatgcaagtcagttaataacaaattcttattttcaatgatggcctaggaacagtgggttaactgcctgttcaggggcagaatgacagatttgtaccttgtcagcacggggtttgaacttgcaaccttccggttactagtccaactctctaaccactaggctactcccCTCCATAAATAATTGGTACATACAGCCCAATGATGGCTTAACATTTTTGAGGGGGTCTGGAAAACACAATAAAATGGCCTAAAAATGTAATGTATCCTTTAAACTTTTAGTATAAATGTGGTGAAAACGCATGCCAAAttacttttgtgtgtgtatgttttcatGGCTAGTTCCAGTAGTTTACATTTAAATACTAAAACGTCATATGGGTGTTCTCTGAAGTTTACTGATTTCAATTATATGCTATTCTCTTTTGAGTCAATTTTAAGAAGAATTACAGGAAATCTTCCCTGTACACATTACTTCAGGTAAAATCCCACAGGAATATATTACAGTATGTCCAGCAGAGAAACAGGTAACCCATTTTAACAAAATACTTGTATGATGAGACCTTTCAGACTTTACACAAAGTAAGTAAAAGTCTTAACAACGATGTCTAGCTATAGTGTCATTGCAGGATTAACCTGTTATATTCAGTGGTGTAGTGCTTTTTTCTTAGGTGCTGGAGCATAAATAAAATGAACGTTCTAAATCAACGTTTGCACCGTAGCCTGTTGAATAATAACATTTTATATGCATAAAACACTTAATCCAAATGCATCATCTCCCTATGCCTATACACATTGACTTTAATCAatgtttgtatttttaataccCTTAAACAAGAAATGATTCCTATCTTATTTCAAAAgaggccatcatcactgttaatCATGAATGATAAATTCATCTTGTTTTACAGGTGAAACGTCCAAGCTGCATCTGCATGTCAACCATAACCATGTGATCTCACTCAGTTTCATGAgaatatgcatttagatcttcTTGAGTGATGTGAGTAAATACTATTTGAGCGGATTTCAGAGCAGGGGATATTAATGAGCTACAGACTATCCTACCTGTATTGTTTCCATCAGAGCACATTTATCCTATGGCTCGTGCTGTTTTGGCTTtagtgaaaagtgtgtgtgtaacaatatttgtaggtggaagaaggtgaagaggaccaaggtgcagcgtggtacgtgttcatggtaaatttaataaagaaactgaacactagaacaaaaaaacaacaaagcggAACAAACTAAAccgttctgtctggtgcagacacacaaagacagaaaacaactacccacaggctgcctaagtatggttctcaatcagagacaacgataaccagctgcctctgattgggaaccataccaggcctaaacatagaagcacaacacctagacatacaacatagaatacccacccacatcacaccctgaccaaactaaaaatagaaacatacaaagcaatctacggtcagggcgtgacagtacccccccaaggtgcggactcctgccgcaaaacctaaacccctaggggagggtctgggtgggcatctgtccacggtggcggctctggcgcgggacgtgggcCCCACTCCActatagtcttggcccacttaagtcaaatcaaatcaaatcaaattttatttgtcacatacacatggttagcagatgttaatgagagtgtagtgaaatgcttgtgcttctaattcagacaatgcagtaataaccaacaagtaatctaactaacaattccaaaactactgtcttatacacagtgtaaggggataaagaatatgtacataaggatatattaatgagtgatggtacagagcagcataggcaagatacagtagctgatatcgagaacagtatatacatatgagatgagtatgtaaacaaagtggcatagttaaagtggctagtgatacatgtattacataaggatgcagtcaatgatatagagtacagtatatacgtatgcatatgagatgaataatgtagggtaagtaacattatataaggtagcattgtttatatatttacatcatttcccatcaattcccattattaaagtggctggagttgagtcagtgtcattgtcagtgtgttggcagcagccactcaatgttagtggtggctgtttaacagtctgatggccttgagatagaagctgtttttcagtctctcggtcccagctttgatgcacctgtactgacctcgccttctggatgatagcggggtaaacaggcagtggctcgggtggttgatgtccttgatgatctttatggccttcctgtaacatcgggtggtgtaggtgtcctggagggcaggtagtttgccccggtgatgcgttgtgcagacctcactaccctctggagagccttacagttgagggcggagcagttgccgtaccaggcggtgatacagcccgccaggatgctctcgattgtgcatctgtagaagtttgtgagtgcttttggtgacaagccgaatttcttcagcctcctgaggttgaagaggcgctgctgcgccttcttcacgatgctgtctgtgtgagtggaccaattcagtttgtctgtgatgtgtatgccgaggaacttaaaacttgctaccctctccactactgttccatcgatgtggataggggtgtgttccctctgctgtttcctgaagtccacaatcatctccttagttttgttgacgttgagtgtgaggttattttcctgacaccacactccgagggccctcacctcctccctgtaggccgtctcgtcgttgttggtaatcaagcctaccactgttgtgtcgtccgcaaacttgatgattgagttggaggcgtgcgtggccacgcagtcgtgggtgaacagggagtacaggagagggctcagaacgcacccttgtggggccccagtgttgaggatcagcggggtgataggtagggtggaggtgatatggtccttgactagtctctcaaagcacttcatgacggatgtgagtgctacggggcggtagtcgtttagctcagttaccttagctttcttgggaacaggaacaatggttgccctcttgaagcatgtgggaacagcagactggtatagggattgattgaatatgtccgtaaacacaccggccagctggtctgcgcatgctctgagggcgcggctggggatgccgtctgggcctgcagccttgcgagggttaacacgtttaaatgtcttactcacctcggctgcagtgaaggagagaccgcatgttttcattgcaggccgtgtcagtggcactgtattgtcctcaaagcgggcaaaaaagttatttagtctgcctgggagcaagacatcctggtccgtgactgggctggatttcttcctgtagtccgtgattgactgtagaccctgccacatgcctcttgtgtctgagctgttgaattgagattctactttgtctctgtactgacgcttagcttgtttgatagccttgcggagggaatagctgcactgtttgtattcagtcatgttaccagacaccttgccctgattaaaagcagtggttcgcgctttcagtttcacacgaatgctgccatcaatccacggtttctggttagggaatgttttaatcgttgctatgggaacgacatcttcaacgcacgttctaatgaactcgcacaccgaatcagcgtattcgtcaatgttgttatctgacgcaatacgaaacatctcccagtccacgtgatggaagcagtcttggagtgtggagtcagcttggtcggaccagcgttggacagacctcagcgtgtgagcctcttgttttagtttctgtctgtaggcagggatcaacaaaatggagtcgtggtcagcttttccgaaaggggggcggggcagggccttatatgcgtcgcggaagttagagtaacaatgatccaaggtctttccacccttggttgcgcaatcgatatgctgatacaatttcgggagtcttgttttcaaattagccttgttaaaatccccagctacaatgaatacagcctccggataaatcgtttccagtttgcagagagttaaataaagttcgttcagagccatcgatgtgtctgcttgggggggatatatacggctgtgattataatcgaagagaattctcttggtagataatgaggtctacatttgattgtgaggaattctaaatcaggtgaacagaatgatttgagttcctgtatgtttctttcatcacaccatgtcacgttagtcataaggcatacgcccccgcccctcttcttaccagaaagatggagatggatggagaaacccgttggctgcaccacctcggatagcgtctctccagtgagccatgtttccgtgaagcagagaacgttacagtctctgatgtccctctggaatgctacccttgctcggatttcatcaaccttgttgtcaagagactggacattggcaagaagaatgctagggagtggtgcacggtgtgcccgtctccggagtctgaccagaagaccgcctcgtttccctctttttcggagtcgtttttttgggtcgctgcatggaatccactccgttgtcctgtttgtaaggcagaacacaggatccgcgtcgcgaaaaacataatcttggtcgtactgatggtgagttgacgctgatcttatattcagtagttcttctcgactgtatgtaatgaaacctaagatgacctggggtactaatgtaagaaataacacgtaaaaaaactaaaaactgcatagtttcctaggaacgcgaagcgaggcggccatctctgtcggcgccggaagttgaagtggcgcctttggagcggcgaccaagaaggagcgtgatggagtgctgcatcagaggacttggtctccacaatcacccgacctcaacccaattgagatggtttgggatgagttggactgcagagtgaagaaaaagcagccaacaagtgctcagcatatgtgggaactccttcaagactgtttgaaaagcattccaggtgaagctcgttgagagaatgccaagattgtgccaagctgtcatcaaggcaaagggtggctactttgaagaatctaacattaaaatatatttagatttgtttaacacttttttgcttactacatgatttcatatgtattatttcatagttttgattacttcaatattattctacaatgtaggaaatagtagaaataaagataaaacgttgaatgagtaggtgtgtccaaaagtttgactggtactgcatgtatTCTTTAAATATTTTGTAGAAAAGTGGTGAAAAAGTGGCCACAAATTTACCAACATTACTGGTTCTTGAACATACTTTCATCCGCATTTTCAGTATTTTACATTTAAACACTTAAAACTGTCAAATGGGTGTCCCCTAAAGTCTACTAATTACAATGATATGAAATAAGATATTCTGTATTTTGGAACCATGGACGTGAAGCCATTCCAATTATAGAACTCCACATTTTTTAATTGGATGTATGGGACACGATACTAATTCTACCATTCCTTACTCTTTTGGTACATGTTATATATCATTCTAATCcacatatataacacaatattttGAAATCATTAGGAGCATGCTGAAATTTGATCGTCTCAATTCAGGGATGAAAATATCAACAACAATCTGTAATTTTGACAGCATTTTAGGAACATTTTTAGTTgtattttcaacaacaacaaaaaagacatgATCCATTTGATTGTATTTTCCATGCTACCTAGAACATTTTAAGGCATCATTATTATACCACTTACAAATGAATTTATGCCCAATTCAAATTACAGAACATTAATTTTAGGGTACATTTCTGCATAACATTTAAAGGAGACATACATAAGGCATACTTGGGTCATTTTATTGTGTTCTTCACACCGCCTCAAACATTTTAAACCATCAtataagtgataatgcccgagaagccggtgtttggaggatatattggcacgggtgttttCGGCCTGAGATGAAGTCGAGggccggcaaaccgtgccaatagggccggcaaaccgtgccaatattgtgggcattatcacttttatacaacgggttacgaacatattcaaataatgattgatatattttcattaaaaatgttattttgatgaatttattcatactctttcatccttccacaagatatagtcctgacacaaatctagggttgctacccaagctggcTAATCATTTGTTCTAtcagttcggttgccagagacgcgacccagtcattcagtctttttgttcggTATccatggacgcgacccagtcgttcgttctaaattttccattgccatactggcctggcaacgttcttatcccttgcttgctaactagccagctacagctaacttacagtcaagtcaaacagtgcagacagaaAACAGCAAAGTAGTTGCATTTGTTTACTCTGTTTTCTACTGACATTTATTtgaatacatccataacaatgagctaatgatgaaggcgcgatttcacctggcatagaaaatgtgctctctcgtcaggacactgttgttcagaggagctagccaacaacacagctaaacacaatcacttcaaactgaagctggaaagactgcaaactagctgcacttcatttcgttttacttgctttttattgacatttctttgtatatatccataaaaattatgccagctgattcatgatttcgactgcctgcctgtctgtctcgtcccgactcccgacacgttcattactatgggatagctagagatcgaatttgaatattgaaacaatgttgcgaatGTCGGAGAGATTAAGtaaggtttatacaaatattCGTTCAAATATGcagtcataacgctcaggaaggagactcgttctgtctcctagagatgaatgtactttggtgcgaaaagtacaaatcaatcccagaacaacaggaaaggaccttgtgaagatgctggaggaaacaggtacaaacgtatctatatccacagtaaaaacgagtcctatattgacataacctgaaaggccgctcagcaaagaaaaagccactgctccaaaaccaccataaaaaaagccagaccacgatttgtaactgcacatggggacaaatatcgtactttttggagaaatgtcctctggtctgatgaaacaaaaatagaactgtttggccataatgaccattgttatgtttggagggaaaaggtggagctgaagaacaccatcccaactgtgaagcacgggggtagcaggatcatgctgtgggggtgcattgctgcaggagggactggtgcacttcacaaaatagacggcatcatgaggaggtaaaattaggtggatatattgaagcaacatctcaagacatcagtcaggaagttaaactttggtcgcaaatgggtcttccatatggacaattaccccaagcatacttccaaagttatggcaaaatggcttaaggacaacaaagtcaaggtattggagtggccatcataaagccctgacctcaattctatagaaaatatgtgggcagaactgaaaaagcgtgtgagagcaaggaggcctacacaccagattcagttacaccagctttgtcaggaggaatgggccaaagtcacccaacttattgtgggaagcttgtggtaggctacccgaaacatttgacccacccaagttaaactattaaAAGGCAATGCCAAATACTAATTTtgcatatgtaaacttctgacccactgggaatgtgatgaaagaaataaaagctgaaataaataattctctctactgttattctgacatttcacattcttaaaataaagtggtgatcctaactgacctaagacaggtaatttttactgggattaaattacaggaattatgaaaaactgagtttaaatgtatttggctaagtgtatgtaaacttccgacttccactgTATATGGCATCTTTGGGACATTTTATTGTTTTACAGACCTCCTCAAACATTTTAAGCCATCATTGGGCTGTATGTACCAATTATTTATGGTAATATGGCCATGTGAATCGTGTCCAGTACAGCCCCATACAGCTGGTTGGCGGCTGTACAAAAACCCTCAGACTTGATAGAGCTTCATACTACTGCGATGAACTTGATCAACCAAGTTGATTTCACCTGTTGACTCTCTCTCAATCTTAACATTAAGCCTTAACATTAAGATGTCATGTAATTTCCTTATTTTTGTTATTAGTGATATATTGGTTTAATAAATGCATCCTTATCACCTTTACCTTTTATGTTATGCAACCTGCTTATGATCTCTCTGCTTTGTTGCAGAACCATACACAAATTCAACTTTACCATGTCAAACCACAAGTCCTTAATAAATATGTGAACTTTGGCACTATCTCTGTCATCCGTTTTCTCTCTGACCGGAGCAGAGCAACCCTGGTGATATCTATCCAACCAGTTACCTATCTTTGGTTCTTAGCCTACGTTTCAGTGGCCATTTTGGAAATGATTGCCAGGGGTAATGGACAAAATCTGATATAGCACTATAACCAGAAATACTTCTTTAGACATGACCTAGCTGTGCGTGAAATTTGGTGGCTCTATCACAAAGTCCACAATTTGTTTATTTAGCCACTGGACTATATTCAAAATGACCTCAATTTGACCCCTATTAAGGTCTTAAGAGTACTTTTTTGTCTTTATTATCTGTGGGGTTTATTTAGTgggtaaatacatttttatattgttTGGGATGATTTTACCCTATTTTCTTCTAACAGGAAATCTGGAGTGGCAGCCAATTATATTAAGGCCAGGCCAGGCTTCCCAGACTGCCTCCAATCTTCCAAATGTTCTTTAAGGTATCTATTAGTGTACCAAGTTTGATATTTGTATCATAAAATTGAACAATTATTTAACCTATCCGCAGGACTATTTGACCTTCTGTCTCTCATAATCACCCCATTTGACAAAGCTGGTCTTACTTTTTACATGATGCTTCATTAATGACATTCAATTTCTATGCTAGCTTGGATTTGAATCAAGAGATCAAGTTACATCCAAGATATACAATTTATTAACCTTTTATTTGGTACAGACCAAAGATTTATGTGAAGAGAAATTATATGAATTATACATTTTATTCCAGGCCTCACAGCAACAAAGCATAAAATATTAAACACATAGTCTTGAATTATGAGGTAAAGATGAAGAAAAAAGAAGACGGACAAAATGGCTGGATAAAAAATAGATGAACAGGCGTTCTAATAATACTCTAGCTAAAAGTGCCTTCTGATGCCTTCTGGGAGTTGAAAGCAGTGTGCTGCTAAAAACACTGAAGCATTTTTGTGGTATGACAAAAAAAGTACAAATATTAATCACAGAAATACAGAAACGGTTTTTGCTCTCAGATAAAGTTTAAGTTTTAGGTGTCATATGAAAATGAGTTTCACACAATCGAATCCATCATTGAACAGAAATAATAAATGGTATAATaccaaaacacaaaaataataattgtgaTTGTTATGCACATTTTAAAGCATGATTATATTCATTCATTTGTAATAACATTTGGAAGGCCCACACATGACACGACTATGTGTCACAATATTTGCCCTCTGAACATTCATCT from Oncorhynchus tshawytscha isolate Ot180627B linkage group LG22, Otsh_v2.0, whole genome shotgun sequence carries:
- the LOC112221416 gene encoding thyrotropin-releasing hormone receptor-like, which produces MENTTDTSQDVLNFTQSEVLINMPQNSIEVQVITIVLALLICGVGIAGNIMVVLVVLRTKHMMTPTNCYLVSLAIADLVVLLAAGLPNISEVVDSWIYGYAGCLCITYLQYLGINVSSCSITAFTIERYIAICHSIKAQFICTVSRAKRIIACVWIFTSLYCIMWFFLVDTNETVYADGVVVSCGYRVSRNLYMPIYFLDFTLFYVIPLIVATVLYGLIAKILFMSPLPTNLNDRSEGSIHQGRSTSNVKVSCKSNKGAVTSRKQVTKMLAVVVILFALLWMPYRTLVVVNSFMDPPYLNSWFLLFCRMCIYVNSAINPIIYNLMSQKFRAAFKKLCKCKGQDPEKVIKYSVPVYYSVMKDSSRESHEQTEQEDVSSFGNTSVKSVNFTDDCGDTGTMFSIA